The DNA sequence AGCCGGCGCTCAGCTCGCCTTCGGACGACGCGGGCGGCGAGGGCTGAGCGGGCGCGATGACCAGCCCGCCCCAGCCTACCCCGGCACCCGACGAGCTCGTCGGGACGTTGCTCGACGGGCGCTTCGAGATCGAGAAGTTGCTCGGGTCGGGGGGGATGGCGCACGTCTACCGCGCGCGAGACACGCAGCTGGGGACGTTGGTGGCGCTCAAGCTGCTCAAGGACGCCATCGCCGACAACGCGGAGGCAGCGGCGCGACTGCGACGGGAGGCGGAGCTGCTGTCGCGCTTCGCCCACCCTGCCATCGTGGGCATCGAGCACGTGGGGCGCCTGGCCGACGGGCGCATCTACCTCGCGATGGAGTACCTGCTGGGAGAGACGCTGGGGCAGCGCATGCGGGCCCGCAAGCGCCTGTCGCAGGTCGAACTGACGCCCATCTTGGCTGGGGCGGTGGCCGGGCTGAGCGTGGCCCACGCCGGCGGCGTGGTGCATCGCGACCTCAAGCCCGACAACATCTTCCTGCAGGCCCTCCCCGATGGGAGCACACAGGTCAAGCTGCTGGACTTCGGCATCTCCAAGCACGTGGGCCACGAGCGCCTCACGCGTACGGGCCAAGTGCTGGGGACGCCCCGCTACATGGCGCCCGAGCAGCTGGCCGCGGAGAAAAACCTCGACGCACGCGTCGACACCTACGCGCTGGGCGTGATCCTGTACGAAGCGCTGTCTGGCAACCCTCCGTTCCTGGGCGTGTCCCCGAGCGAGCTGGTCCAGGCCATCCTGCACGGTCGCGTGACCCCCATCCGGCACCACGCGCCCGACCTGGCTCCCGGCCTCGAGGTGGTGGTGCACCGCGCGATGGCGCGCGCAAAGGACGCCCGCTACGAGTCGGCCCGCGACCTGTTCGAGGCGTGGTTGGAGGCGCTGGGTGAAGAGCCCATGCGCGCTGCCGCGGACCCCTTGGATCAGACTGACGTCCTGGGGCCCATGGGCCAGCTCCCCGAGCGCAGCGAGGGTGCGACGGTGTCGGAGCCCCCCGCGTCGTTCAGCGACTTCAACGCCAAGGCGGCTGGTACGCCCATCGACGTCCCCGCGCTGCCGGTAGAGCGCGTGAGCGCGGCCGAGACGGCGTACGCATCACCCCGCGCGCGCCGTGCGCAGGCAGCCGCGGCGCCGACGAGCCGCCCACGCACGAGCAACAGGGCACGGGCCGCGGCGAGCCCAGAGCAACGGCGGCTCATGGTGGTGCTGTTGCTGGGCAGCGCGCTCCTCGCAGGGATGTGTCTGGCGGGGGTCTTCGTGCTGGGATGGCGCCAGCTGCACGCCAGCGCGGCGCCGACTCTCGACGGGGGCGCGCGGCCGGCCAGCCCCGAGAGCGCGACCGACGCCCCGGGTGCGGCTCCCGACCCGCACCTCCCTTCCTCGTCGGGTGCAGCGGCCGCTCCTGCAGGTTCCGCGGAAGCGCTGTACGCGCAGGCGGTGGCCGCGCAGGCACGTGGCGACGCGCTGGCCTGCACGCAGCTCGCGG is a window from the Sandaracinaceae bacterium genome containing:
- a CDS encoding serine/threonine protein kinase, whose amino-acid sequence is MTSPPQPTPAPDELVGTLLDGRFEIEKLLGSGGMAHVYRARDTQLGTLVALKLLKDAIADNAEAAARLRREAELLSRFAHPAIVGIEHVGRLADGRIYLAMEYLLGETLGQRMRARKRLSQVELTPILAGAVAGLSVAHAGGVVHRDLKPDNIFLQALPDGSTQVKLLDFGISKHVGHERLTRTGQVLGTPRYMAPEQLAAEKNLDARVDTYALGVILYEALSGNPPFLGVSPSELVQAILHGRVTPIRHHAPDLAPGLEVVVHRAMARAKDARYESARDLFEAWLEALGEEPMRAAADPLDQTDVLGPMGQLPERSEGATVSEPPASFSDFNAKAAGTPIDVPALPVERVSAAETAYASPRARRAQAAAAPTSRPRTSNRARAAASPEQRRLMVVLLLGSALLAGMCLAGVFVLGWRQLHASAAPTLDGGARPASPESATDAPGAAPDPHLPSSSGAAAAPAGSAEALYAQAVAAQARGDALACTQLAAAALRAGGPGTYHRTEGECYEAMGDMLNALKAYERFCAAAPASDPDRARVQVTVRAHNGRCD